A single genomic interval of Nonomuraea rubra harbors:
- a CDS encoding isocitrate lyase/PEP mutase family protein: MTAAGKADLLRSLQTDSVLLLPNAWDAASAAVIAAAGAPAIATTSAGVSWSRGRQDGHGLGRADAIDAVARIAAVVDVPVTADVEGGYDDLTATVTDVIAAGAVGVNLEDSRAAGGPLYPVEEQAARIRQARTAATRAGLPGLVLNARTDVILFGLGDLDEVIARTLAYAEAGADSIFVPGLLDLTALRTLSDASPLPVNAMAMPGGPDVAALTAAGVRRISLGSAVAQAAYTTARQVTLELLGKGTLTSLDGTLDYGELNGFLAP; encoded by the coding sequence ATGACCGCCGCCGGCAAGGCCGACCTGCTCCGTTCGCTGCAAACCGATTCGGTACTGCTCCTGCCCAACGCCTGGGACGCCGCCAGCGCCGCCGTGATCGCCGCAGCCGGAGCCCCCGCGATCGCCACCACCAGCGCCGGCGTGTCCTGGAGCCGGGGACGCCAGGACGGCCACGGCCTCGGCCGAGCCGACGCGATCGACGCCGTCGCCCGCATCGCGGCCGTGGTCGACGTCCCGGTCACCGCCGACGTCGAGGGCGGCTACGACGACCTCACGGCCACCGTCACCGACGTGATCGCCGCCGGCGCGGTCGGCGTCAACCTGGAGGACTCCCGCGCCGCCGGCGGCCCGCTCTACCCGGTCGAGGAGCAGGCGGCCCGCATCCGGCAGGCCCGCACCGCCGCGACCCGGGCAGGACTGCCCGGGCTGGTGCTCAACGCCCGCACCGACGTCATCCTGTTCGGTCTCGGCGACCTCGACGAGGTCATCGCCCGCACGCTCGCCTACGCCGAGGCCGGCGCCGACAGCATCTTCGTCCCCGGCCTGCTCGACCTGACCGCGCTCCGCACGCTCAGCGACGCCTCCCCCCTCCCGGTCAACGCCATGGCCATGCCCGGCGGCCCGGACGTGGCCGCACTCACCGCAGCGGGCGTCCGCAGGATCAGCCTCGGCTCGGCCGTCGCCCAGGCCGCCTACACCACGGCCCGCCAGGTCACCCTCGAACTCCTCGGCAAGGGCACCCTGACCTCCCTCGACGGCACCCTCGACTACGGCGAGCTCAACGGCTTCCTGGCACCTTGA
- a CDS encoding flavodoxin family protein has translation MSRLLIVHHTASPTLQELFESVRQGATTDEIEGVDVVTRAALRATAVDLFEADGVILGTPANLGYMSGALKHFFDTVYYPCLEETRRLPYGLYVHGNNDTTGAIRAVESITTGLGWQRAHPPVTVTGAPGKDDLAACWELGATLAATISPG, from the coding sequence GTGTCACGCCTGCTGATCGTGCATCACACCGCCTCGCCGACGCTGCAGGAACTCTTCGAGTCGGTACGACAGGGCGCCACCACGGACGAGATCGAGGGCGTCGACGTGGTCACCCGTGCCGCGCTCCGCGCCACCGCCGTCGACCTGTTCGAGGCCGACGGCGTCATCCTCGGCACCCCGGCCAACCTCGGCTATATGAGCGGAGCCCTCAAGCACTTCTTCGACACCGTCTACTACCCGTGCCTGGAGGAGACCCGGCGCCTGCCGTACGGGCTGTACGTGCACGGCAACAACGACACGACGGGCGCGATCCGCGCGGTGGAGTCGATCACCACCGGCCTGGGCTGGCAGCGCGCCCACCCACCGGTGACGGTGACGGGGGCACCGGGCAAGGACGACCTGGCGGCCTGCTGGGAACTCGGCGCCACGCTCGCCGCGACGATCAGCCCCGGCTGA
- a CDS encoding SDR family oxidoreductase encodes MSDLKGKVALVTGGTRGAGRGIAVELGAAGATVYVTGRTTGGSRSEYNRPETIEETAALVTEAGGEGIAVQVDHLEREQVKALVDRIGRDHGRLDVLVNDIWGGELLAQWEKPLWEHDLDAGLRLLRLAIDTHIITSHYALPLLIKRPGGLVVEMTDGTKEYNDDNYRVSFFYDHAKSAVIRLGFAQAQELRTYGCAAVTLTPGWLRSEMMLEHYGVTEANWRDATAREPHFVISETPRYVGRAVAALAADAEVMRWSGRSLSSGQLAREYGFTDVDGSQPDCWRYLVEVQDPGKPADTTGYR; translated from the coding sequence ATGAGTGACTTGAAGGGCAAGGTCGCCCTCGTGACCGGGGGCACGCGGGGCGCGGGCCGGGGCATCGCCGTCGAGCTGGGCGCCGCCGGAGCCACCGTGTACGTGACCGGCCGCACCACCGGCGGCAGCCGATCCGAGTACAACCGTCCCGAGACCATCGAGGAGACGGCCGCGCTGGTGACCGAGGCGGGCGGCGAGGGCATCGCCGTCCAGGTGGACCATCTGGAACGCGAGCAGGTCAAGGCCCTCGTGGACCGCATCGGACGCGACCACGGCCGCCTGGACGTGCTCGTCAACGACATCTGGGGCGGTGAACTGCTGGCCCAGTGGGAGAAGCCGCTGTGGGAGCACGACCTCGACGCCGGGCTGCGCCTGCTCAGGCTGGCCATCGACACGCACATCATCACCAGCCACTACGCGCTGCCGCTGCTGATCAAGCGCCCGGGCGGCCTCGTGGTGGAGATGACCGACGGGACCAAGGAGTACAACGACGACAACTACCGCGTCTCATTCTTCTACGACCACGCCAAGAGCGCCGTGATCAGGCTCGGCTTCGCGCAGGCCCAGGAGCTGCGGACGTACGGGTGCGCGGCCGTGACCCTGACGCCCGGCTGGCTCAGATCCGAGATGATGCTGGAGCACTACGGGGTGACCGAGGCCAACTGGCGCGACGCCACCGCCCGAGAGCCGCACTTCGTGATCTCCGAGACGCCCCGCTACGTCGGCCGCGCGGTCGCCGCCCTGGCCGCGGACGCCGAGGTGATGCGCTGGAGCGGACGGTCGCTGTCCAGCGGGCAACTCGCCCGCGAGTACGGCTTCACGGACGTGGACGGCTCACAGCCCGACTGCTGGCGTTACCTGGTGGAGGTCCAGGACCCGGGCAAGCCCGCGGACACGACCGGCTACCGCTGA